A window of candidate division KSB1 bacterium contains these coding sequences:
- a CDS encoding sulfatase-like hydrolase/transferase, whose translation MQGLERDKEILRMQIYAAMIDRVDQNIGRLLDKLEQQGELDNTLILFASDNGACAEGAPTRVRSEDIQDFGAVASYETVGEDWATVQNTPLRYWKNWSHEGGICTPLIAQWTGYIVNTGGFYRQPIHFIDFMSTFVEIAGASYPQTYNAEKITPMQGAAIVPSFRGESIRRGKPLFWEWRKGGGMRVDDTKAVFYEKEWDLYDIESDRTETRNLAEEEPEMLNSMQAKWRRWYKSVKDSVDLMP comes from the coding sequence GTGCAGGGCCTGGAACGGGATAAAGAAATACTGCGAATGCAGATCTATGCGGCAATGATCGATCGTGTGGATCAAAACATCGGACGTCTTTTGGACAAACTCGAACAACAGGGTGAGCTGGACAACACGCTCATTCTGTTTGCATCCGATAACGGCGCCTGTGCCGAAGGCGCCCCAACCCGGGTTCGCTCTGAGGATATTCAGGATTTCGGCGCTGTGGCCAGCTATGAAACAGTGGGGGAGGATTGGGCCACGGTACAAAACACGCCCCTGCGTTACTGGAAAAACTGGTCGCATGAGGGCGGTATCTGCACGCCGCTCATCGCACAGTGGACGGGATACATTGTAAATACCGGCGGATTTTACCGCCAACCGATCCATTTTATTGATTTTATGTCGACGTTTGTTGAAATTGCCGGCGCGTCCTATCCCCAGACCTATAACGCAGAAAAAATTACACCGATGCAGGGCGCCGCTATCGTACCCTCCTTCCGGGGCGAATCCATCAGGCGTGGAAAGCCTTTATTCTGGGAATGGAGAAAAGGCGGGGGAATGCGTGTGGATGATACAAAAGCTGTGTTTTATGAAAAAGAATGGGATCTCTATGATATTGAATCGGACCGAACCGAGACCCGGAATCTTGCCGAAGAAGAACCGGAGATGCTGAATTCCATGCAAGCGAAATGGCGGCGCTGGTACAAATCCGTCAAGGATTCGGTTGATTTGATGCCGTGA
- a CDS encoding sulfatase-like hydrolase/transferase, which yields MIADLTTITGLRDGCCNFWNPGEKRPGEPEPGRKRTRHWCDDAEHYYPYTPEDKDFYTTDAFTDKALTWLDEPETREKPFFLYLSYTAPHYPLHAWPEDIAKYDGVYDKGYQAIRHERYQRQIEMGLIEPEKSAAAGGLRFPNPGSPCRAWNGIKKYCECRSMRQ from the coding sequence ATGATCGCGGATTTGACCACTATTACCGGTCTGCGTGACGGCTGCTGTAATTTCTGGAATCCGGGTGAAAAGCGACCGGGTGAACCGGAACCGGGCCGCAAACGCACGCGTCACTGGTGTGATGATGCGGAACATTATTACCCTTATACACCTGAGGATAAAGATTTTTATACGACCGATGCATTCACAGACAAAGCCCTGACCTGGCTGGATGAACCGGAAACCCGTGAAAAACCGTTTTTTCTCTACCTGTCTTATACGGCGCCGCATTATCCGCTGCATGCCTGGCCGGAGGATATTGCCAAATATGACGGTGTTTATGATAAAGGATATCAGGCTATCCGTCATGAACGGTATCAGAGACAGATCGAGATGGGACTGATCGAACCGGAAAAAAGCGCCGCTGCCGGAGGTCTCCGGTTCCCAAACCCTGGGAGTCCGTGCAGGGCCTGGAACGGGATAAAGAAATACTGCGAATGCAGATCTATGCGGCAATGA
- a CDS encoding IS1634 family transposase: protein MFIREIKRRNKPYEKQFIAHRLVESYRTEKGPRQRVILDLGYLDLPKDQWKLLADTIEAKVSGQQTMLPVDKKIDSLATYYAQKIIKKHLEKQPESKTEEQEKHDFKSVDVNSLQNSQIKTLGAEYVGLKACKRLGLDSLLEELGFTTKQTQVALLSIIGRLVRPGSELKTAEWARHISGIGELLGVDFTHLSHNALYRISDRLLKHKDEIEAYLAKTEKDLFSLPEKIILYDLTNTYFEGTAKHNKKAQRGRSKEKRNDCPLLTLAMVIDEQGFVKTSRILPGNISEPHTLENTLKALDSTYYDSKKEKRETSQTITVVMDAGIATDDNIGLLKSQGYDYIVVSRKKPKLPRSQESMPFTTVKEDHRNKVQAKLYVQDDEAILTCQSKLKARKEQSMRQMFENRLEHDLKLASAALSQKGGVKTYDKVVKRVNRLMEKHKRISQYYHIEVKQQGNFASAITWVKVNQKRAEDRFSGTYYLWTSRTDLSEQEIWSLYTMLTNLEGAFRSLKTESNLRPIFHRKEEHADAHIFIAVLAYHLLNVIQKELKKNNIHMQWQYIRERLSSHERVTTSFMTKDRQRLYIRKTSQADAFHKMIYGALNISHSPLKTKRYES, encoded by the coding sequence ATGTTTATAAGAGAAATAAAAAGAAGAAATAAACCATACGAAAAACAGTTTATTGCCCATCGACTCGTAGAATCCTACCGTACCGAAAAAGGTCCCAGACAACGAGTGATTCTCGATCTGGGGTATTTGGACCTTCCCAAAGATCAATGGAAACTGCTGGCTGACACCATTGAAGCCAAGGTCTCAGGGCAACAAACCATGCTGCCTGTTGACAAAAAGATTGACTCACTGGCAACCTACTATGCACAAAAAATTATTAAAAAACATCTCGAAAAACAACCGGAATCTAAGACTGAAGAACAAGAAAAACATGATTTTAAATCCGTTGATGTCAATTCTCTGCAAAACTCTCAAATTAAAACCCTTGGCGCTGAATATGTCGGTCTAAAAGCCTGCAAACGATTGGGTCTGGATTCTTTGTTGGAAGAATTAGGATTTACCACCAAGCAAACACAAGTAGCCCTGTTGTCCATCATTGGCCGGTTGGTTCGTCCGGGAAGTGAGCTCAAAACAGCTGAATGGGCGCGCCATATTAGTGGTATCGGTGAATTGCTCGGCGTTGATTTTACACATCTTTCTCACAATGCGTTGTATCGGATCAGCGACCGACTCCTTAAGCATAAAGATGAGATCGAGGCCTATCTGGCAAAAACTGAAAAAGATCTTTTTTCTTTACCGGAAAAGATCATTCTCTATGATCTGACCAATACCTATTTTGAAGGAACTGCCAAACACAATAAAAAGGCACAAAGAGGCCGCTCCAAAGAAAAACGCAATGATTGTCCCTTATTGACATTGGCCATGGTTATAGATGAACAAGGTTTTGTCAAAACCAGTCGTATATTGCCGGGCAATATTTCTGAACCTCATACACTCGAAAATACGTTAAAGGCTTTAGATTCAACATATTACGATTCGAAAAAAGAAAAGAGAGAAACTTCCCAAACTATTACCGTGGTCATGGATGCCGGTATTGCGACCGATGACAATATTGGTTTACTCAAAAGTCAGGGATACGATTATATTGTGGTCTCCCGCAAAAAACCAAAATTGCCGCGCAGTCAGGAGAGCATGCCATTTACCACAGTAAAAGAGGATCATCGTAATAAAGTACAAGCCAAACTTTACGTTCAAGACGACGAAGCAATCCTGACCTGTCAGAGCAAATTGAAAGCAAGAAAAGAACAAAGCATGCGCCAGATGTTCGAAAATCGCTTGGAGCATGATCTCAAACTTGCCTCTGCGGCTTTAAGCCAAAAAGGCGGCGTCAAAACCTATGACAAGGTCGTTAAACGCGTTAATCGTCTGATGGAAAAGCACAAACGCATTTCACAATATTACCATATCGAGGTCAAGCAACAAGGCAATTTCGCATCGGCCATCACCTGGGTAAAAGTGAATCAGAAACGAGCAGAAGACCGCTTTTCAGGCACCTATTATTTGTGGACCAGCCGAACCGATTTATCCGAGCAGGAAATATGGTCTTTGTATACGATGTTAACCAATCTGGAAGGTGCTTTTCGGTCATTGAAAACAGAGTCGAATTTACGTCCCATTTTTCACAGAAAAGAAGAGCATGCCGATGCCCATATTTTTATTGCGGTTTTGGCTTACCATCTCTTAAATGTCATCCAGAAAGAATTGAAAAAGAACAACATTCATATGCAGTGGCAATACATTCGGGAGCGGCTATCCTCTCATGAAAGGGTTACCACATCTTTTATGACAAAAGATCGTCAACGTCTTTATATTAGAAAAACATCACAAGCGGATGCGTTCCATAAAATGATTTATGGTGCTCTTAATATATCTCATAGTCCTCTAAAAACGAAACGATATGAAAGCTGA
- a CDS encoding TonB-dependent receptor: MIGYKIVTKTNVLVQVNRTSNVPFNLEPSVIEGEEVTVVAERDILHKEVSYSQEVMTSDQIIETASIRTLKDFITKQAGVAENLGIRGGDPAQTGTILNGITFVNKRHGTPTVNIPLSSIEQVSVVKGGFNAEYGNFRSGMMEITTKSGSRQTYSGRLDMSMNNPHMKRFGKSLYDYTNYELRADLDPDVAFVGNEEAWGDNDYLKGQYRPFVGWNTLATLFNRSNSYDIEAQPIDLYLWDAWMHMIDPPWDKLAEQGYEVSDEIKKKFADHAHPREGGHSDWNIDFGFGGPVPFIGDPLGNATFYLSHNSSQKYYTVPNTKDSQLESTTMLTLKSDLSKSLKLELNGLYRFQDGMIEALKGNQAPDGMGQMQPVNNIIDNTAGESQYLYQPVNFSPMKTYTTLVSAKLTKTLSARTFWDVTLSRESRRYRATPSWANKISIDEWWDITGQEFLEKYSDRTPGAIAEFGPIKVNEMPYHFSTGRYELDGFDYSGNYEQPFGVTHHRFAQVGQAWMDSSNVQTFRGKFNLASQLTPHHFIKTGIELEYSNVENELVSHWYGHSGGHHTLFWNRNPLFGGAYIQDQITFEGVVTNIGLRADYYDPSGRWPEANMFDEDVWGTHGSNTEEEAKREINAFDVWDSLGVLKDVETKFILSPRLGMSFPVTDKSKFYFNYGHFRQLVPWKNLYITEARPLRIGLIEVGDPNMDPPRTISYETGVEYEMAEQYLIRISGFYKDVTGEQGQVNIQNAAGSVDYDKYYNNNYEDILGLELSISKNVGRWFTGWANFDFTFRKSGYTGKQAFYQDPSKNEQFSLYEGAESTFLPEPGFRANLSVHSPSDFGPRLIGIHPLGQLRMSMLPVFQSGRHFTWNPLGELFASKNLQWPNYWEMDVRFSKRLKIGSLSFEAYLNINNIFNAKRPLFHRGYAFTSDADYQDYLASLHLPMYDSEEYDVLRENSPDGYYVAGDDKPGDLRSNDKPYINDPNSQLWLFDNPRDIWFGIEVYF, from the coding sequence ATGATCGGATATAAAATCGTAACCAAGACCAATGTGCTGGTACAAGTGAACCGGACATCCAATGTTCCTTTTAATCTTGAACCCAGTGTAATAGAAGGTGAAGAAGTAACGGTGGTTGCGGAACGTGATATATTGCACAAAGAGGTATCCTATAGCCAGGAAGTCATGACCAGTGATCAGATTATCGAAACAGCATCCATTCGCACACTAAAAGACTTTATCACAAAACAAGCCGGCGTTGCAGAGAATCTCGGCATCCGCGGTGGTGATCCCGCCCAGACCGGGACCATCCTGAATGGTATCACATTTGTTAATAAACGCCATGGCACTCCAACCGTAAATATCCCTCTCAGCAGTATTGAACAGGTATCTGTCGTCAAAGGCGGATTCAACGCAGAATATGGGAATTTCCGTTCCGGTATGATGGAAATCACCACTAAATCCGGGAGCAGACAGACATATTCCGGTCGTCTGGATATGTCGATGAACAATCCGCACATGAAACGCTTTGGCAAATCCCTATATGATTATACCAATTATGAGCTACGCGCTGATTTGGACCCGGACGTTGCTTTTGTGGGCAATGAAGAGGCATGGGGGGACAATGATTACCTGAAAGGTCAATACCGGCCGTTTGTCGGCTGGAACACATTGGCCACGTTATTCAATAGATCCAATTCTTATGATATTGAAGCTCAACCCATTGATTTATATCTCTGGGACGCCTGGATGCATATGATCGATCCGCCGTGGGACAAACTGGCGGAACAGGGCTATGAAGTATCTGACGAAATCAAGAAAAAATTCGCAGACCACGCACATCCGCGTGAAGGCGGACACTCTGACTGGAACATTGACTTTGGTTTCGGCGGTCCGGTACCGTTTATCGGCGACCCCCTGGGCAATGCTACTTTTTATTTATCCCATAACAGCAGTCAAAAGTACTATACAGTTCCGAACACCAAAGACAGTCAGCTGGAATCGACCACCATGTTGACATTGAAATCCGATCTCAGCAAATCATTAAAACTGGAGTTAAACGGATTATACCGGTTTCAGGACGGCATGATCGAAGCATTAAAAGGCAATCAGGCGCCGGATGGAATGGGGCAAATGCAGCCCGTCAACAATATCATTGACAATACAGCGGGTGAATCCCAGTATTTGTATCAACCGGTCAATTTCAGTCCCATGAAAACATACACCACTCTGGTGAGTGCAAAACTCACAAAGACACTCAGCGCCCGTACATTCTGGGATGTCACCCTGAGCCGGGAATCCCGCCGATATCGTGCAACCCCGTCCTGGGCGAATAAAATCAGTATTGACGAATGGTGGGATATCACCGGTCAGGAATTTCTTGAAAAATACAGTGACCGAACACCGGGCGCCATCGCAGAATTCGGACCCATCAAGGTAAATGAAATGCCGTATCATTTCAGTACCGGCAGATATGAATTGGACGGATTTGACTATAGCGGCAACTATGAACAACCGTTCGGCGTCACTCATCATCGGTTTGCACAGGTCGGCCAAGCCTGGATGGACAGTTCCAATGTTCAGACATTCCGGGGAAAATTCAATCTGGCAAGTCAGTTGACTCCCCACCATTTCATTAAAACCGGTATTGAACTGGAATATTCCAACGTTGAAAACGAGCTGGTTTCGCATTGGTACGGTCATTCCGGCGGACATCACACATTATTCTGGAATCGCAATCCCCTGTTCGGTGGGGCTTATATTCAGGATCAAATCACTTTTGAAGGTGTGGTCACCAATATCGGACTGCGGGCGGACTATTATGATCCTTCCGGCAGATGGCCCGAAGCGAATATGTTTGATGAAGACGTGTGGGGTACACACGGCTCAAATACGGAAGAAGAAGCCAAAAGGGAAATCAATGCATTTGATGTCTGGGACAGTCTTGGTGTGCTCAAAGATGTTGAAACCAAATTCATTCTCAGTCCGCGACTGGGCATGTCTTTTCCGGTCACGGATAAATCAAAATTCTATTTCAATTATGGTCATTTTCGCCAGCTGGTGCCCTGGAAAAATTTGTATATCACTGAAGCCAGGCCGTTGCGCATCGGCCTGATTGAAGTCGGTGACCCGAATATGGACCCGCCGCGCACGATTTCTTATGAAACCGGTGTGGAATATGAAATGGCGGAACAATACCTGATCAGGATAAGCGGCTTTTATAAAGATGTAACCGGCGAACAGGGACAAGTAAACATTCAAAATGCAGCCGGATCCGTTGATTACGACAAATATTACAATAACAACTATGAAGACATCCTGGGCCTTGAATTGAGTATCTCAAAAAATGTGGGACGATGGTTCACGGGTTGGGCTAATTTTGATTTCACATTTCGTAAATCCGGATATACCGGGAAACAGGCTTTTTATCAGGATCCATCCAAAAATGAACAATTCAGTCTGTACGAGGGCGCGGAATCCACATTCCTGCCGGAACCCGGATTCAGAGCAAATCTGTCAGTTCACTCTCCTTCCGACTTTGGTCCCCGTCTTATCGGTATTCACCCCCTGGGTCAGTTAAGAATGAGTATGCTGCCGGTGTTTCAATCCGGACGCCATTTCACCTGGAATCCTCTCGGCGAATTGTTTGCATCAAAAAATCTTCAGTGGCCGAATTACTGGGAAATGGATGTCAGGTTCAGCAAGCGACTAAAGATAGGATCTTTATCTTTTGAAGCCTATCTCAATATCAACAATATTTTTAATGCCAAACGTCCGCTGTTTCACCGCGGATATGCATTTACCAGCGACGCGGACTATCAGGATTATCTCGCGTCCCTGCATCTGCCTATGTATGATTCAGAGGAATATGATGTATTGCGGGAGAACAGTCCTGATGGTTACTATGTAGCAGGAGATGACAAACCGGGTGATCTTCGTTCCAATGACAAGCCATATATCAATGATCCGAATTCACAACTGTGGTTATTTGATAATCCCCGCGATATATGGTTCGGCATTGAAGTTTATTTCTAA
- a CDS encoding sulfatase-like hydrolase/transferase — protein sequence MSFTCNRRTFLKAGAGAAVLSSAGFSGMISCGAEHKPNILFILVDDMGWSDLGCYGAEIKTPNIDRLAENGLRFTQCYNTAKCFPSRACLLTGVYAQQCGMDEKHGEIKNAVTLGEVLKSAGYRTLASGKHHGTENLYDRGFDHYYRSA from the coding sequence ATGAGTTTCACATGCAATCGCAGAACCTTTTTAAAAGCCGGCGCCGGTGCGGCTGTTTTATCGAGTGCCGGATTCTCCGGCATGATATCATGCGGCGCCGAACACAAACCAAACATTCTTTTTATCCTGGTCGACGACATGGGCTGGTCGGATTTGGGCTGCTATGGCGCCGAGATCAAAACTCCGAATATCGACAGACTTGCTGAAAACGGTCTGCGGTTCACTCAATGTTACAACACCGCAAAGTGCTTTCCGTCGCGCGCCTGTCTGCTCACCGGAGTCTATGCCCAGCAATGCGGCATGGACGAAAAGCATGGTGAAATCAAAAATGCGGTGACGCTGGGCGAGGTTTTGAAGTCCGCCGGGTACCGCACCCTGGCTTCGGGAAAGCATCACGGCACGGAAAACCTGTATGATCGCGGATTTGACCACTATTACCGGTCTGCGTGA
- a CDS encoding T9SS type A sorting domain-containing protein has protein sequence MKMLKKAIIGCMFCLLPFALFSAEVQVEPGDATLSAAIAAANDGDVLVLQDGGEYVETFLNSITIDKELTIKAKDNYTDRPVIKNHSVQTGSGGNRPAFFMLESQAHLTLTGLDLDGLEPDTAQYRAANYVVTFAPGAAVDAIKFDDCYVHDFCRFIVNGTDGMSGQFVMVDTLWINNSLVTHNAGFSFKVTTINYIYSKNSTFWNIGDKVFRYDNSTIANDPTVYINHVTIAYVAQKAIQMRPGHAENNMITIKNSLFYMINGDDYVFGNNPREPIQLRDGMNALVANCCFWEADQTAMGEQVANQDMFQDTLWIDPGFANVDPIGNGDFTLAEDSPILGQADDGMAIGDLRWDPTHTGVDSKPVSTPNGFTLKQNYPNPFNPTTTIEYTLTKADWTTIKVYDTMGRTVATLVHDLVPAGSHHITFDAGDLPSGVYVYTITSGALHAEKKMLVLK, from the coding sequence ATGAAAATGTTGAAAAAAGCTATTATTGGATGTATGTTTTGTTTACTACCATTTGCTTTGTTTTCCGCAGAGGTTCAGGTCGAACCCGGTGACGCGACACTGAGCGCCGCTATAGCAGCTGCGAATGACGGCGATGTATTGGTATTACAAGATGGTGGAGAATATGTGGAAACTTTTTTGAACAGCATTACTATTGACAAAGAATTAACGATTAAAGCCAAAGATAATTATACTGATCGACCTGTTATCAAAAATCATTCGGTGCAAACAGGAAGCGGCGGTAATCGACCGGCATTTTTCATGCTTGAATCCCAGGCACATCTCACACTAACAGGATTGGACCTGGATGGCTTAGAACCTGATACGGCACAATACCGTGCAGCTAATTATGTGGTAACATTTGCTCCCGGTGCAGCAGTTGATGCTATTAAATTTGATGATTGCTATGTGCATGATTTTTGTAGATTTATTGTTAATGGAACAGATGGGATGAGCGGGCAGTTTGTGATGGTGGATACATTATGGATAAATAACAGTTTGGTTACCCATAATGCCGGTTTTAGTTTCAAAGTTACAACGATTAATTATATATATTCTAAAAACTCTACCTTTTGGAATATAGGTGATAAAGTGTTTCGGTATGATAACTCTACGATTGCCAATGATCCCACCGTCTATATTAATCATGTAACAATTGCCTATGTGGCGCAAAAAGCAATACAAATGCGGCCGGGGCATGCGGAAAACAATATGATTACCATTAAGAATTCTCTTTTTTATATGATCAATGGCGATGATTATGTGTTTGGAAACAATCCTCGTGAGCCTATTCAACTTAGAGACGGCATGAATGCACTTGTTGCAAATTGCTGTTTCTGGGAGGCGGATCAGACAGCTATGGGAGAACAAGTTGCGAATCAGGATATGTTCCAGGACACATTATGGATTGATCCCGGTTTTGCCAATGTCGATCCCATCGGAAATGGTGATTTTACACTGGCTGAAGATTCACCGATTTTGGGGCAAGCTGACGATGGTATGGCTATTGGTGATCTGCGTTGGGATCCGACCCATACGGGTGTGGATTCAAAACCGGTATCAACACCAAACGGCTTTACCCTGAAACAGAATTATCCGAACCCGTTCAATCCGACAACAACCATTGAATATACCCTGACTAAAGCTGACTGGACCACAATAAAGGTATATGATACGATGGGCAGAACAGTGGCGACTCTGGTTCATGATCTGGTTCCGGCCGGTTCTCATCATATTACTTTTGACGCAGGCGATTTGCCATCCGGTGTTTATGTTTACACCATCACATCGGGCGCATTGCATGCTGAAAAGAAAATGCTGGTTCTGAAATAA
- a CDS encoding T9SS type A sorting domain-containing protein yields the protein MTTKNAILNYLWVENNTFWQSERKSIRAEDRGNGSNPEIHILHNTFYALGDRAMQLRYSVEDPNSITIKNNIFAKIISDLGAEPGGDNAKDPIQIRDNENTMVEYNLFYMTDAIDIADSTDAKNNWWDVDPKFANAPLALDPGPDADFTLAEDSPALGEADDGTALGDVRWDPTATAVASEPVSTPNGFTLKQNYPNPFNPTTTIEYTLSKADWTTIKVYDTMGRTVATLVHDLVPAGSHHITFDAGDLPSGVYVYTITSGALHAEKKMLVLK from the coding sequence ATGACCACCAAAAATGCCATTCTTAATTATCTCTGGGTTGAAAACAATACATTTTGGCAGAGCGAGCGCAAATCGATTCGTGCGGAGGATCGGGGCAATGGCAGCAATCCCGAGATTCATATTCTGCACAATACTTTTTATGCGCTGGGTGACAGAGCGATGCAATTACGCTATTCGGTTGAAGATCCCAACAGCATCACGATCAAGAATAACATTTTTGCCAAAATCATCAGTGATTTGGGCGCAGAACCGGGTGGCGATAATGCAAAAGATCCGATTCAAATCCGTGATAATGAAAACACGATGGTCGAGTACAATCTGTTTTACATGACAGATGCCATTGATATTGCGGACAGCACAGACGCCAAAAACAACTGGTGGGATGTGGACCCGAAATTCGCCAACGCGCCGTTGGCATTGGATCCAGGGCCGGACGCTGATTTCACGCTGGCGGAAGATTCACCGGCTTTGGGTGAAGCGGATGACGGCACAGCCCTGGGTGATGTACGTTGGGACCCGACAGCAACGGCTGTTGCATCCGAACCGGTATCAACACCAAACGGCTTTACCCTGAAACAGAATTATCCGAACCCGTTCAATCCGACAACAACCATTGAATATACCCTGAGTAAAGCTGACTGGACCACAATAAAGGTATATGATACGATGGGCAGAACAGTGGCGACTCTGGTTCATGATCTGGTTCCGGCCGGTTCTCATCATATTACTTTTGACGCAGGCGATTTGCCATCCGGTGTTTATGTTTACACCATCACATCGGGCGCATTGCATGCTGAAAAGAAAATGCTGGTTCTGAAATAA
- a CDS encoding outer membrane beta-barrel protein yields the protein MKKLFVIVFMIGFTATLNAQGLGIGPVLGYQKAQDAEEGSLLGGGAVRMKLNQTFGIEGAILYRSEEYADGNVKVTNYPVMVSGLVYPLPLVYAAVGAGWYNTKIEYDYKVGLFEPDDETSQEFGWHFGGGIELPVGKNLKLTGDIRYVFIDYDFEQTPTSDKIDNDFFVIDVGLLFGL from the coding sequence ATGAAAAAGCTGTTTGTAATCGTATTTATGATCGGTTTTACTGCAACACTCAATGCTCAGGGACTGGGAATCGGTCCTGTGCTGGGATATCAGAAAGCTCAGGATGCGGAAGAAGGGAGTCTGCTGGGAGGCGGCGCTGTGCGTATGAAACTGAATCAAACGTTCGGCATAGAAGGCGCGATCCTTTATCGCTCTGAAGAATATGCTGACGGCAATGTTAAAGTGACCAATTATCCGGTTATGGTAAGCGGGCTGGTTTATCCGCTGCCTCTCGTCTACGCGGCGGTCGGTGCCGGCTGGTACAATACCAAGATTGAGTATGATTATAAAGTCGGTCTGTTTGAACCGGACGATGAGACCAGTCAGGAATTCGGCTGGCATTTCGGCGGCGGCATTGAACTGCCGGTTGGAAAAAATTTAAAGCTCACAGGCGATATCCGCTATGTGTTCATTGATTATGATTTTGAACAAACCCCGACGTCTGATAAAATTGATAATGACTTTTTCGTGATTGATGTCGGTTTGTTGTTCGGGCTGTAA